One Lycium barbarum isolate Lr01 chromosome 5, ASM1917538v2, whole genome shotgun sequence genomic window carries:
- the LOC132641020 gene encoding uncharacterized protein LOC132641020, whose product MATNGAPLANTDTKTSLEKIKRQLASGSGRNLLQGPLLKRSETLRKWNERWVILDPTTGKMEYKAKRNEPTVKGTIIFDANSTISLSPVNFHGLPKYDGCCFYIGTPQKKDYFLCAETPGAARAWVSTLHATQLVLKAHKEAVNSLSGNGSTKLGTVATVVAAANSTALEASKEVEAALQIAMRNALGTMMNRTTDGPMDDLSIMKETLRVKDEELQNLSREIRARDSTIKELANKLSETAEAAEAAASAAQTMNEQRKIACAEVERLKGDSEKQLESSKSKLREFEEKFTTLSKEMDQLIKQRDSAIQEAHLWRSELGKAREQAVILEGAVVRAEEKVRVTEADAEARIREAAQREAATAKEKQELLAYVKMLQAQLTRQQVDMNQVFEKTESCSSSINNFPQTKHVDLSEENVDKACLSVSRAVDPVPPENVVDLAVDQTDHQPIGHGEWSDIQQTESRIADVREVASETEKSNSLDIPVVTSPSNMHQDQGHNSDQP is encoded by the exons ATGGCTACCAATGGAGCTCCTTTGGCAA ATACAGATACGAAGACAAGTTTAGAGAAGATCAAACGCCAATTAGCTTCTGGTTCTGGTAGGAATTTACTACAGGGCCCACTTCTCAAACGATCCGAAACT CTGAGGAAGTGGAACGAGAGATGGGTGATATTGGATCCAACAACTGGAAAAATGGAATACAA GGCTAAGAGGAATGAGCCAACAGTCAAGGGTACCATAATATTCGATGCCAATAGCACGATATCCTTATCTCCTGTAAACTTCCA TGGACTGCCAAAATATGATGGCTGCTGTTTTT ATATTGGCACTCCACAAAAGAAAGACTACTTCCTATGCGCAGAAACCCCTGGTGCAGCTAGGGCTTGGGTATCTACGTTGCA TGCAACACAGCTCGTCTTAAAGGCTCACAAAGAGGCTGTGAACTCATTAAGTGGAAATGGGTCAACAAAATTGGGAACAGTGGCCACTGTAGTCGCGGCAGCTAATTCAACTGCTCTTGAAGCTTCAAAGGAAGTTGAGGCAGCGCTGCAGATTGCGATGCGAAATGCGTTAGGAACAATGATGAACCGCACAACTGATGGCCCAATGGATGACCTGTCAATAATGAAG GAGACACTGAGAGTTAAGGATGAAGAGTTGCAAAATCTGTCCAGGGAAATACGTGCAAGGGATTCCACGATTAAAGAGTTAGCAAATAAACTATCTGAAACTGCCGAAGCCGCAGAGGCTGCTGCATCTGCAGCTCAAACTATGAATGAGCAAAGGAAAATTGCTTGTGCTGAGGTTGAGCGCTTAAAGGGAGATTCAGAAAAGCAACTGGAATCATCAAAGTCCAAG CTAAGGGAGTTCGAAGAAAAGTTTACGACCCTGAGTAAGGAAATGGATCAACTGATAAAGCAGAGAGATTCAGCAATTCAAGAAGCACATTTATGGCGTTCCGAGCTCGGAAAAGCTAGAGAACAGGCAGTAATACTGGAAGGGGCTGTTGTTCGGGCGGAAGAAAAGGTCAGAGTAACGGAGGCTGATGCGGAAGCTAGAATAAGAGAAGCCGCACAAAGAGAGGCTGCTACTGCAAAGGAGAAGCAAGAACTGCTGGCATATGTGAAGATGTTGCAAGCACAATTAACAAG GCAGCAGGTAGATATGAATCAAGTGTTTGAAAAGACGGAGTCTTGCTCAAGTAGTATTAATAACTTTCCACAAACCAAGCATGTGGATTTATCAGAAGAGAACGTGGACAAAGCATGTTTAAGCGTTTCTAGGGCAGTTGATCCTGTGCCTCCAGAGAATGTAGTTGATCTAGCAGTAGATCAAACGGACCATCAGCCGATTGGACATGGTGAGTGGAGTGATATTCAACAAACGGAGTCTAGAATAGCTGATGTAAGAGAGGTAGCATCTGAAACAGAAAAGAGCAACAGCTTAGACATACCAGTAGTCACATCACCTTCAAACATGCATCAGGATCAAGGGCATAACTCTGATCAGCCTTAG
- the LOC132641021 gene encoding transcription factor JUNGBRUNNEN 1-like, giving the protein MHVIECKMNTGVKKVQEKSEIMEVEDMAAANKTSKEDNEEDIILPGFRFHPTDEELVGFYLRRKVEDKRINIELIKQIDIYKYDPWDLPKVSTVGDKEWYYFCMRGRKYKNSVRPNRVTRSGFWKATGIDKPVYSTTSKSHIGLKKCLVYYRGSAGKGTKTDWMLHEFRLPPTSNLHLSNTHQAEVWTLCRIFKRTSNYKKYTQEVKHPVVSLSYGDASSKACSLESENSTDDHSTRFKDMSFQQENYNATIGDNQMDERNSHFYISQQNLIPQSPFTSSSSSFWNTNSHDEYLFSDGNKWDELKSIVDLATDPSIIYRCR; this is encoded by the exons ATGCATGTAATTGAGTGTAAGATGAATACTGGAGTGAAAAAAGTGCAAGAAAAGAGTGAAATAATGGAAGTGGAAGATATGGCAGCTGCAAATAAAACTTCCAAAGAGGACAATGAAGAAGATATAATTCTTCCAGGATTTCGATTTCATCCGACTGATGAAGAGCTTGTTGGGTTTTATCTACGACGCAAAGTGGAAGATAAAAGAATCAACATCGAACTCATAAAGCAGATTGACATCTACAAATATGATCCTTGGGATCTTCCAA AGGTGAGCACAGTGGGGGATAAAGAATGGTATTATTTCTGCATGAGGGGAAGAAAATACAAGAACAGTGTAAGACCAAATAGAGTAACAAGATCTGGATTTTGGAAAGCAACTGGGATTGATAAGCCTGTTTATTCTACTACGTCCAAATCACACATTGGCCTCAAGAAATGCTTAGTATATTATAGAGGAAGTGCTGGCAAAGGCACAAAAACTGATTGGATGTTGCATGAGTTTCGCCTCCCACCAACTTCCAACCTCCACCTGTCCAATACTCACCAAGCT GAAGTTTGGACCCTATGTAGAATATTCAAGAGGACTTCCAATTACAAGAAATACACACAAGAAGTGAAGCATCCTGTGGTTTCACTAAGCTATGGTGATGCAAGTTCTAAAGCATGTAGCCTGGAATCTGAGAACAGTACTGATGACCATTCCACCAGATTTAAAGATATGTCTTTTCAACAAGAAAATTATAATGCAACAATTGGTGACAATCAAATGGATGAAAGGAACTCTCATTTCTATATCAGCCAACAAAATCTAATCCCTCAGTCTCCATTCACATCATCAAGTTCAAGCTTTTGGAACACAAATAGTCACGACGAGTACTTGTTTAGTGATGGGAATAAATGGGATGAGCTCAAATCAATAGTTGACTTAGCAACAGATCCATCTATTATTTACAGAtgtagataa